A segment of the Myxococcales bacterium genome:
CAAGGCCCCTTGGAATCGCGAATTGCCTCCGTGGAGCTCCGCGACGCCGCCCAGCTCTCGGCCCTCGCCAACCAGCTCCGCGGGCGCGAGGCCGCCGCTGACGACGTCTTCGAGTCCATCTACCCGGCCGCGTTTCGCGAATCGTCGCAGTGCTTCTGGACCCCCGTCTCGGTCGCGCTTCGCGCGGCCGAGTGGCTCGTCCGTGGGCCCGAGACGCGCGTCCTCGACGTCGGCTCCGGCGTCGGAAAGATGTGCATCGTCGGCGCCCTCTCGACCGGTGCGACGTTCGTCGGCGTCGAGCGTCGCCCCCATTTCGTGGCCGCGGCGATCCGTGCTGCCGAGCGCCTCGAGGCTCGCTCGGCGCGCTTTGTGGTCGGCGCCTTCGAGGACCAAGACGTCACGGCGTACGACGGCGTCTACCTCTTCAATCCCTTTGAGGAGAACCTCTGGGGGCCGAGCGATTGGCTCGACGACACCGTTGACCTGTCGGAGGCGCGGTTCCGTGACGACGTGGATCGGGCCATCGCCTGGCTCTCCCGCGCGCGCCCCAAGACGCGCGTCGTCACGTACCACGGCTTTGGAGGCACGTTCCCACCCGACTACCGCCTCGAAGAGCGCGAGTGGTGCCGCGGCGGCTTCCTCGACGCGTGGGTCAAGACGTAGCGCGAGCCGTCGGCGGCCTGCGACGACGTCAGCCTGGCATCATCAGCTTCTTGATGGCGGCTCGCTCTTGCTCGAGCGGCAGGCCCCAGCCGGACTCGTAGCCGAAGACTTCGCGCGCCGAGCGCTGCGTGAAGCCGTCGAGCACCGCCAGGCGATCGAGCGGCACGAGGGCCGGGTGCGCTTCGCCGCATGCGTGGGCCAGCTGTATGAGCTCCTTGCGGAGCGTCATGAGGTAGTTGGCGAGGCGCGCTGCTTTGAGCGTGGGGTCAAGGCCGCCCACGAGCCAGGGCGTTTGCGTGGCGATGCCCGTGGGGCAATGGCCCGTGTGACACTCCTGCGCTTGAATGCAGCCGATGGCCAACATGGCCTCGCGGGCTACGTTGATCATGTCGCAGCCGAGCGCCAGCGCCAGGAGGCCCTGCTCCGGGAAGCCTAGCTTTCCAGAGCCGATGAAGACGACGTTCTCCTGAACGCCGCGCTCGGCGAAGGCGCGGTACACCGAGGAGAAGCCGAGCTTGAACGGCAAAGACACGTGGTCGGCGAAGACCAACGGCGCGGCCCCGGTGCCGCCTTCGCCGCCGTCGATGGTGACGAAGTCCGGCGCGCGGCCCGTAGTTTCGATGGCCTTCGCGAGGTCGTGCCAGAAGGTCATGTCGCCGACCGCCGATTTGATGCCCACCGGAAGACCCGTGCGCTCTGCAAGCATCTCGATGAAGTCGAGCATCGACGAGACGTCGCTGAAGGCGCCGTGGGCTGCGGGGCTGATGCAGTCTTGCCCCAAGGGAATGAGCCGAATGCGGGCGATCTCCTTGGTGATCTTCGCCGCCGGGAGCACGCCGCCCATGCCCGGCTTGGCCCCTTGACTGAGCTTGAGCTCGAGGGCCCGCACCTTGGCCGTCGCGAGCGTCTCGAGCATGCGGTCGATGGAGAAGCCGCCCTTCTCATCGCGGCAGCCGAAATAGCCGGTGCCGATCTGCCAAACGAGATCGCCGCCGGAGCGATGCGGCTCGGCGATGCCGCCTTCGCCGGTGTTCTGCATGGCGCCAGCGATGGCGACGCCCCGGTTGATGGCTTCCACGGCGGCGCGACTCAACGAGCCATAGCTCATGGCCGACGTGTTCACGATGCTCGTGGGGCGAAAGGCCTTCTTCCGACCGCGAAAGCCGCCCAGCACCTTCGCGCTGGGGCACCCGTATTTCGGGTCGTAGCCTGGCTCACCTTCGTGCGGACTCGTGAGCGGAAAGGCCGCGTGGCGCACGACGAGGTAGCTCGGTGAGAGCTCGAGGTCGTTGTCGGTGCCGAAGCCGAAGTAGTTGTTCTCCTTCTTCGCCGACGCGTAGACCCACCGCCTCTGATCGCGACTGAAGGGGCGCTCTTCGTCGTTGCCGGTGACGATGTATTGACGGAGCGGCCCGCCGAGCTTCTCGAACCAGAACCGAAAGCGCCCCACGAGCGGGAAGTTGCGAATGATCGTGTGTCGCTTCTGCAGGCGATCACGAACGGCGACGAGGAGCAGCAAGCCCACGACGGAGGCGGCGAACCACGAGGCAGACCAAGCAGGCATCCGCGCAGGGTACCCAAGAGCTCGCGGTCCCCTCGAGGGGATCGATAGGATCACGAAAAGCTCAATCCTTTCCGAACGAAGTCGCGCAAAATCGCTCACGGGCTTGCGCCTTCCGATCGGTAGGGCACACTCGCCGCCGCCATGCATCGATTCTTCGGGGGAGGTGCCGCGTTCGCGGCGTTGTTCACTTGGGCCTTTACCGCGTCCGCCGACTACGCGGATCCGGGGCCCGTAGCGTTCAAGACGTCCGCGCTCGGCGCCGTAGGCGGAGCGACGGGCGGGTTCCTCGTGGTCCCCACGACGGCGGGCCCGCACCCTTTGATCATCGCGAGCCACGGCTGGTCGGCCAGCTCGGACAACCAGCTCGGGTGGGCCGAACACTTCGCGAGCTACGGCTTCGTCGTCGTCGTCCCCGATCTGCCGAGCCCCTTCAACCCGGACCCGACCACGCAGAAGAACGTCATCGTCTCGCTGGCCAAGTCGTTCGCTGACCCGGGCTTCTCGTCGGGGGCGAAGGGCAAGGTCGACGGCGCCCGCATCGGGCTCGAGGGACACAGCGCGGGAGGCCTCGCGACCTCCGTGGCGTCGGCCGAGCTTCGGCCGCGCGCAACGGTCCTCTTCGATCCCGTCGACAAAGCCAACGCGGGCAAGACGGCAATGCCCAAGATCTGCACGCCGATCTTGTCGCTCTTCGCCGCGCCAGGTGGCTGCAACAACCAAGGCGGATGGGCCGCATACAAGGCGCAATCGACGGGCCCCAGCATCGTCTTTGACGTGGTGGGCGCCTCCCACTGCGACGGTGAGAACGCTTCGCGTGGCGCGGCCTGCGGCGTCTTCTGCGGTGGGTCGGCCAACGCCACTCGCCAGGACGTTCACGCTCGCTACGCCACCGCGTTCTTTCTCGCGAACCTGAAAGACGACACGACGGCGGCGGCGCTCCTCACGGCCGGCGCCCTCGGTGCCGACGCCGAGCTCAGCGGCGTGTCGGTCACGGCCGGCGCACCGTGCACGGGAGCGCCCCCCGATGCGGGCGCGTCACCGGCCGCCGACGCGGGAGCGCCGGAGCCAGGAACGCCGTCGCCGAGCGGCTCGTCGTCGTCGGGCAACGACGCCGGCGCGAAGGGCAGCCCGGGCACAACGCCCGACACGAACTCGCCCGTCACGCCGAGCAGCGATGGGGGATGCGCCGTCGCGTCCCCCAGCGGCTCGCCGGCGCGTGGCGCATTCGCGCTGGGCCTCGCGCTGGCCCTCCTGGGGCTTTTTGGGCGACGCACGAAGCGCTGAGCGGACTCTCGCTCAAAGCTCGTTGTCGTAGGGGCGGACACGCGCCGACGCCGATCGCCGGTGAGTCTGATGCAGCGTGACGCGCGCTCCGATGCACAAGGGATCGGCGTGCCGGTGCACTTGGCTGCGGTGCAAGTGTCCGATCCGCGCAGCGGGCACGATCGCCTCCGCGGGTGTCCGCCGGACGTCCGGGAGTGGCCGTGGACACGAACGACTGCGCCCGGCGCGCATCAGGGCGACCGGCGGGCGGGGGGAGGCCCGGGCCGCTGCCGCATCAATTAGCATGCAAACTGCCGGTCTTGCGCCCCTCGGCCCCCGCCGGGCCCGCGGCGCCGGGCCGGGCCCCGGCGCGCTGGCCCAGCCTGTGCGTCTGCCACGCCATGCTCCCGCCGCTGCAACTCACCTTCAAACGCACCACGCTCCTCGTGAACCATTGGGCCCGCCAACTCGCCAGGGTCGCGGACCTCACGCCCGCCCGCGCGGACTTGATGATTCTGCTGCGTGATCACCCGATGATGCAGGCTGGCATCATTCGCGAGATGTGCGTCAGCGCGCCCGTCGTGAGTCGAATGCTCAAGGCGCTCGAAGGCCTTGGCCTCGTGCAACGACGACCACACCCGTTCGATCGCCGTTATCGCATCGTCGAACTCACGCCACTCGGCCAGCAAGCCCTCGCCCCGCTGTTCGAGGACCTGCTCCCCGACGACGAAGAACTCGGCACCGTTCAAGACGCAGCCGAGTCCATCGCACTGGAGTTTCTCGGGGAGCCGCTCACGCAGCTTGCCATCCAGACTCACATTCCCTGCGATCGAAACCTTCGCGAGACGCTGCCGCCCCTGTT
Coding sequences within it:
- a CDS encoding class I SAM-dependent methyltransferase, producing MESRIASVELRDAAQLSALANQLRGREAAADDVFESIYPAAFRESSQCFWTPVSVALRAAEWLVRGPETRVLDVGSGVGKMCIVGALSTGATFVGVERRPHFVAAAIRAAERLEARSARFVVGAFEDQDVTAYDGVYLFNPFEENLWGPSDWLDDTVDLSEARFRDDVDRAIAWLSRARPKTRVVTYHGFGGTFPPDYRLEEREWCRGGFLDAWVKT
- a CDS encoding FMN-binding glutamate synthase family protein — its product is MPAWSASWFAASVVGLLLLVAVRDRLQKRHTIIRNFPLVGRFRFWFEKLGGPLRQYIVTGNDEERPFSRDQRRWVYASAKKENNYFGFGTDNDLELSPSYLVVRHAAFPLTSPHEGEPGYDPKYGCPSAKVLGGFRGRKKAFRPTSIVNTSAMSYGSLSRAAVEAINRGVAIAGAMQNTGEGGIAEPHRSGGDLVWQIGTGYFGCRDEKGGFSIDRMLETLATAKVRALELKLSQGAKPGMGGVLPAAKITKEIARIRLIPLGQDCISPAAHGAFSDVSSMLDFIEMLAERTGLPVGIKSAVGDMTFWHDLAKAIETTGRAPDFVTIDGGEGGTGAAPLVFADHVSLPFKLGFSSVYRAFAERGVQENVVFIGSGKLGFPEQGLLALALGCDMINVAREAMLAIGCIQAQECHTGHCPTGIATQTPWLVGGLDPTLKAARLANYLMTLRKELIQLAHACGEAHPALVPLDRLAVLDGFTQRSAREVFGYESGWGLPLEQERAAIKKLMMPG
- a CDS encoding MarR family transcriptional regulator; translated protein: MLPPLQLTFKRTTLLVNHWARQLARVADLTPARADLMILLRDHPMMQAGIIREMCVSAPVVSRMLKALEGLGLVQRRPHPFDRRYRIVELTPLGQQALAPLFEDLLPDDEELGTVQDAAESIALEFLGEPLTQLAIQTHIPCDRNLRETLPPLFQLLRRTSLLGFLLDGVAAPPFSPAPSLKRDAPDAWDLRTVSAADLAS